A segment of the Chthonomonadales bacterium genome:
CGTCCGTGAAGCGGGCGTGCGACCGTGTGGAGTACGCCGAGGTGGCCGCGCGCTACGAGTACCTCAACCTCACGAACCACGGTCTGGCCGACGGCCTGAGCGATGAGGAGATCCGGGCGATTTGCGCCTCGCTCGGCATCGAGCAGAGCCTCTTCTAACTGCCAGCCCGGCGCCTCGCGGCGTGCCCGCGGTAGTGGTTGACAGCCCGGCGCCGTTCGTGGTATGGTGGGTGCAGATTGCATTAGCAACCTTATCGAGAGTGGCGGAGGGACCGGCCCGACGATGCCACAACAACCACCCCGCCGGCCAGCGGGGCAGGTGCTAATTCCGGGCAGCGCTCGCGCTGCGAGATAAGGGGCCAGGCGCTTGCGACGCCACGAACCGGGCCCCTTTCCGAACGGAAAGGGGCTTTTGCCGGCTACGGTCGTCCGCATCCTCTCGGAAGCCCCCCACAGAAAGGGACACAACACGCACATGCCTGAACCCAGTCTGTTCACCTCGGAGAGCGTGACGGAGGGGCACCCGGACAAACTTGCGGACCAGATCAGCGACGGCGTGCTGGACGAGCTGCTCAAGCAGGACCGCCACTCGCGCGTGGCGTTGGAGACCTTCCTGACCCGCGGACTCGCCGTCGTCGGTGGCGAGCTTACCACGGATGCCTACGTTGAGATCGCCGACGTCGTCCGCAGCACCATCGTCGAGGTCGGATACACGAACACCGACTATGGGTTCGATGGGCACACGACGGGCGTCATGCTCGCCATCCAGAAGCAGTCGCCCGACATCAACCAGGGCGTGGATCGCGGCACACTGGCGGAGCAGGGCGCGGGCGACCAGGGGATGATGTTCGGATTCGCCTGCAACGAGACCGCCGAGTTGATGCCGCTGCCCATTACGATCGCCCACGAGCTCACGCACCAGTACACACAGGCCCGCAAGGCGCGTCCCGAGCTCGGCTTCCGGCCGGACGGCAAGTCCCAGGTCACCATCGCCTACAACGGCTGCGAGCCGCTCTACATCGACACCATCGTCTTTTCCGCCCAACACGACGCCGAGCTCGCGCGCGACGAGGTGGCGGCCCGCGTGCGCGAGCATGTCATTCGACCGGTCCTCACGCGTTACGGCGCCTATGACCGCGGTGACATCAAGTACTTCATCAACCCGACCGGCAAGTTCGTGATCGGCGGACCGCAGGGCGACACGGGCGTGACCGGCCGCAAGATCATCGTCGACACCTACGGCGGCTACGCTCGCCACGGCGGGGGTGCGTTCTCGGGCAAGGACCCGTCCAAGGTCGACCGTTCGGCCGCCTACGCCGCGCGCTACCTCGCGAAGAACATCGTGGCGTCCGGGCTGGCGGCACGCTGCGAGATCCAACTCGCCTACGCGATCGGCGTGCCCGATCCCGTTTCGATCTTCGTCGACACGTTCGGGACTCACACGGTCCCCATCGAGTGCATCGTCAGCCGCCTGCGTGACCGCCGCGTGGTCGACCTGCGACCCGGGCTGATCATCGAGCGCCTCGGGCTACTCGACCCGAACCGCGTCTCCTACCGCCTGACCGCCAAGAACGGTCACTTCGGCCACCCGGGATTCCCGTGGGAGGCCACCGACCTGGCGCCGCGCCTCCAGTAGCCGGCAGACGAAGCGGCGAGGGTGGCCGCGCCCGCCCTCGCCGCTCCGTCGCGTCTGTCGGCACCCCCTATACCTCCCAGCCCGATCTCCTCTTCCGTCCGCGCCGGGCCGAGAGATTCGCGTCGACGACCCCGGCGATGTAGAGCCCGCCCGCCACCAGCACGAAGAGGACGAGCCCGGCCGGTATCCCCGTCATGCCCTGCCGGAACCCGAGGGGCGTCCAGCCGAGGATGGCCACGCAGATCAGCATGCCCAGCGCGATGGCGAGCCCTTTGGCGCCGTCGCCGTTGTAGACCTGCCCAGCGCCCGGGAAGAGCGCGGAGAGCATCACGGCGATGGTCGGGTTGCGCGGCACGAACTCGTCCCGCAGCAGCGCGATCTCGCGGTTCTGTCGCAGCATCAGCTCGGCGTACTTGCGCTCCGCCGACCGGCGCCCGGGGTCCGCCTCGTGGGAGCGACGATAGGCGTAGACGGCGTCGTCGACGCGCCCGGTGCCCTGCATGACGTCGCCCAGAAGCTCCAAGGCCTCGGCGTTGCCCGGCGCGATCGCCGCGGCCTCCATGCACAGGCGCTCCGCCTCCGCGAAAGCGCCGCGGCGACGCGCCACGTTGGCAGATGTCACGAGCCGGTCGGACTGCGCGCACTCCGCCGGCGATGCCGCGCGGTGTGGCGGGAGCATCAGCGTGGGGTGCGGCTCGTAGGGAGGTTCCGAAGGCACATCGGCGGCAACGGGGGGCGTGGCGGAGGCAGGCTGGCGATCCAGCGCGAGGAGCCGGGCGATCTCGTCCGGCGGAACGCCCCGCCCCGCGAGCTCCCGCGCGATCCGCGTGGCGTCGAGGGCGGACCCGGGCGCGGTAGCGACGGCCTGGGTGCGCTCCGGGTCGCCTGGCGGCCCGACATCGCCGGGACCGGTCGCCCCGGGCGCGCCCGCCGCATCGACCTCCCGAGTCCGATCCAGGTTCTCGTCCGACCCGGCCATGGCGTCCACCGCTCACTCGCCCCGCGCGGCGGCGGGCAGGTCCAGAGGCACCCTGCGCGCCTCCTTCCAGAACGATTCCAGGTCGTAGTACTCGCGTTGCTCGGGCATCATCACATGGACAACGACGTCGCCGTAGTCCATCAGCACCCAGAGGGCGGCCTCATACCCTTCCACCCGGATCCCACCCGAACCCGAGCGCTTCATGCGCTCCACGACGCTGTCGCTGATGCTGCGGACGTGCGTGGAAGACGTGCCCGAGCATATGAGGAAGTAGCCCGTCATCAGCGTGAGGCCCTCCAGGTCGAGGACCACCATGTCGCGAGCCTGGCGCGCGTCCGCCGCCTCCACCACGATCCGCATCTTCTCTTCGGATGTCATGCCGTCGGGCCACCTCCCGGCTGTTCAGCGGCGCCGCGCGACGACGCGGCGCGGTCAGGCTTCAGTATGCGGACGGTGCCCAGGTTTGTCAAGCCACCCGCCAACGGGGCCGGCCAGTGCGAGAGTCGCCCCGCCCACTGCCGCGCACAGAGCGGCCGCCACCACGCCGGAGTCGTTCATCACGAGCATGGCGGCGGCCCCGGCCACGACGGCGTTCCACGCGAGGCGGCGCCCGGGCAGGACGCGGCGCACGCCGGCGAGCAGGGTCCCCGAGGCGGCCAGGGCGAGCGACCACGGGCTGTGCAGCAGCAGGTGCACGTTCAGGGCGGCCTTGCGCGCCGCGACCGACGGCAGCCCCGCCGCACTCCCGAGCGCCCGCCCGATGTGGCTCTGCGAGCCCGCCGCGGCGAGCAAATCGGCGGCGATCACCACCGCCGCGAGCGCCAGCGCCGCCACCAGAAGCAGCGCAATGGTCTGGCGCCCCGCCGTCCCGCGCCACCAGCCGAGCGCGGCCGCGCCGAACCCGACGCACGCGCCGGCCAAACCGCCCAGGTTGGCGCCGGCGCCGGGAAGCCCGATCAGCAGCGCCAGGCTCGCCAGCAGGCCCCCGGCAAGCCAGATGCCTCCCGCAGGCCGCGCGGCCAGCAGTCCCACGGCCACGATGGCGGCCCCGCACACCGCGCCGGCATACTCATTGCCGATCCCGTAGAAGCGGGCGCCCTCCATCACGCTGTAGCTCATCCAGGCCGCCCGCTGGAGGCGCGCACCGGTCGCCAGATCCAGCCAGACAGCGCCCGTCAGCGCCCCAGCCAGCACGACGCCCACGATGGGCGCGCGCCGGGGCGACAGCCCACAGAGGGCCGCCGCGGCGAGGAGGCAGGCGGCAACCGCGACCGTGGCCTGGATCGGCTCGCGTGGCACGACGGCCGGCAGCAGAAGCAGGGCGAGAGGGATGGCAACGAGCGCGCCGCAGGCCGCGCTGCCGATCGCGCCGGCCCGGGGCCGCGTTACGAGCAGCGACCCCGCAACCGCGAGCCCGAGCGCCGCCTGCAGGAGCGGCATCCCGCCGAAGAGCGCCTGGAGGCGAGCCGTTCGGGCCAGCGCCGCGTGGAGGCCGGCCCATCCGGCCAGGGGCGGGCGCGCCGCTCGCTCAGCGGGCACCACCATGGCCGCGCGGCCCACTCCCCTCGGCGGCGGACTCGCGCCGAGGAGCGCGGCGACGGTCGGCAGCACGTCGGCGTTCGTCACGACGCCCGGCGTGCGTGTCGACGCCGACGTCAACCGGCCCCGGCGGCCGGCAAGAGGGAGCAGGAGGATCGGAGCGAGACGGTCGCCCCGGCGAGCGTCCGGGGGGTCCGGCGCGAGCAGCAGAATGGCCGCGGAGCGGGCCGCGCGGCGCACCGGGCCCGCCAGAAAGGCGTCCAGCCGCGTCAGCGCCTCGCGCTCATGCCGCCGCGCCGCCGCAGGCACGCAGAGCGGGGCGTAGCGGCGCGCGCGGCCCACATCGCCAAAGACCCAGGCCGTCAGTCCGGCGGCCAACGGCGCCCGGTAGGCCGCGAGGCGGGCGCGCACCCCATACGGCGCGGCGACCCACCGCTCAAGCGACGCGGGGCCCGTACTGAGCCGATCCACCGCGCCGGTGGAGTCCGCCAGCACGAGCTCCGCGGACCGGCCCTGCCCGGGGCCGGCATCGCTGCCGATTACGGCGGTGCGCAAGCCCAGGCCGTGTGCCAGGTCGCCGAGCGCGCCGACCGGCACGGGGTGGTCGACGGCCCGGTTCACCCGCCGCACGGCGTCGAGGGCGCGCGCTCCCGCGTCGGCCCCGGGCCCCGCCGCCGCCCGCGTGCCCGCGCCGAGGCTGACGTAGGCTGCGGCCAGCCCGCCTTCATGGCCACCGGGCAGGCGTGCCGTACGCGCATTCATCCAACCCAGTCCGGACGCGGAGGCCAGCTCGCCGAGCGCCGGCAGCCTGCCCGCTGACAGGTCGCGCGCTGCAAGCCCCGGAACCAGCACGAGCAGAACCGCGCGGCGTCCCTCGCGAGCGGTCGCCGGCGCGCGAACGCAGAGCGCCAGGGCAACACAGCACGCGAACCCCCGCGCGGCAGGCGAGCGCACGGTCAGCCGTTGCGGCGGGACATCATCGCTCCGGCACCAGGTAGACGCGGTCCACCCACACAGCGCGGACCGCCGGGTTCGCCGGAGGGGCGAGCCACACGTAGCAGCCCGGCGTCATCTCAACCGCGCCGAGATCGTAGGCGCGATAGCCGCCGCCCGCCTGCTCCACCGTGGCGCTGATCTGCGCGCGCCCGGCATTGGCCTCCGCATCGTAGACACCCGCCGTGAAGGCAGGAGCGGAATCGGGGGCGTCCGGCGCGCGATCGACGCGAACGACGGCGTAGACGCGCCACCGGCCGCTCCGGGCCGCCGCCGGCATCGAGCTGGCCGGAAACTGCGCCGCCCACTCGTGGTGGGAGCCTGGCATCCAGATGGCGAGGCCGTCGGATGCGGCCGGGTCGCCGCGCAGCTCGGAATCGTCGCCCTCGTTCCAGAGCCGGGCCAGGTCGTCCTGGGCGTCGACGCACCCGCGCGCGCCGGCCCCGGGCACCCCAGCGGGCGGAGCAGCCTTCGCGAGGCGCTCCGGTAGGGCGGCGACCACCGGCTCGGGCGGGTCCTCCGCGAAGCCGGCGACAAGCGCCTGCGGCGTCAGGCCGCCCTCGTTCACGCGGGTCATTGGTGCCCAGCCCTCGGGTCCGGGACCCGTGGCGACCTCAAGCCACGTCGACGCAAGCGCCTTCCGCGAGCTCGGCACGGGCCACTCGGCCCCTGCCTTCAGGCACTCGCGACGAAGCGGGCTCCACCGCACCAGCCACGTGTACCACACCGGCAGCCGGCCCTGGCGCACGCGCCAGCGCAGATCGGCCCGGGGGCCGGCCGCCTCCTCCGCCTGCTCCCACAGCCGCTCGGCCTTGCTCAGCGTGGCGAAGCGCAGGAAGGGCGCGCCGGGCGAGGAGTAGCAGGTCATGTAGTAGCCCTTTGCCTCGCGGGCCAGTAGCGCCATGTACTGGCGAATGTAGCGCGCCGATGCCTTCCCATAATAGCCGTCCAGGAACTCATCGATGAGCTTGCGGTCATCCTGGTGGGGGTCCCACAGGAGCTGGGCTAGCAGCCACGCGCGCAGCTCGGACATCTCTGACCCGAACGACTGGTAGGCTCCCTGCTCGAACAGCCCCTTCACGCCGTGCTCCTGGAAGAAGCGTACGTTGGGGCCGAGCGCAAACCAGTTCGGGTGCGGCAACACGTAGTGCGCGAAGTTCGTGGTGTAGTCCCAGATGTAGAGCCGGTCGCTCAGGCGGCTCCAATCGCGAATGTCCTGCGCGAATGCGCGGTTGCTCGGGTCCTCGAGCGGCGCGGCGAAGTTGCACTCTATGGAGCACAGCCGGACGATCACGTTGGGTCGCGGCTTGATCGTCCGCGGCGCTTTGCGCGTGTACTGATAGGCAAGGGTATCGACGGCCACATGCGGGAACTCCGGCTCGATCCGCTCCGCGATGTAGTTGACGAGCGCTAGCATGGAGCCGGACGGGCTTCCCTCGCGCTCGTCGATGGCGCGACACTCCGGGCACTGGCACGCTCCGTGGCAGTCGTTCTGCGACACGGAGATAATGCTCGATTCCGGCGACTCGCGAAGCCATTCGCGCACGCGCTGCACCATGAAGTCGCGCAACGCGGGGTTCGTCGTGCAGAGCTGAGCGTTCTCGTGAGTGCGCTTGCCGTTGATCAGGCTGTACCACTCCGGATGCTGCTCGAAGTACTTCTCTGGGGGCACGAGCGGATAGAATGTGTGGACGAAGCCCTTGTAGAGGACCTTGCCGCCGTGCTTCTCGTCGAGAGACGCGCTCTGGCTGTTGGAGTAGTTGCGCGCCGCCCAGTCGCCGTTGAACGCCGGGAACCAGAACGGGTCGCGCGACTCGAAGGCGGGCTGCTCGGTCACGCTCAGCTCGGGCACGGTCAGCGCCGCCTTCGAGGGCACGCGCTCGGCCCAGGGCGCCCACCAGCGCACTCCGCAGCGAGTCTGCAGGAAGCGGTACACGGCGTACAGCGTGCCTCGCGGCCGGCCGCCGGCCAACAGCAGGTAGCCCGGCCGCGTGCGCATCGTGAGCTGCTCGCGCCCCATCGCGGCCAGGCCGGCGTCGGGGAAGAGCCGATCCGCCACCGGACCCTGCCCCACGACGATCGCGCTCTCTGGCACCGCGCCATCGACCTGGCGAACCTCGAACTCCGCGCCGGTGATGCGCCCCAGGTAGCGCGCCAGCTCCTCGGCGGCGTAGCGCTCGGGGGCCGTCGCGCCTGGCTGGAGCAGGATAGGGCAGAGAGCGCGCCCCCGTGCCGCCAGGGACACGCTTCCCTGTGCGCCAGCCGCCAGGCACACGAGGCACAACAGTAAGACAAGAATCCGCATCGTTGTTGGCTCCATCGGCGTCCGCGGGCGAGTCGTCACAGGCTCCAGCCCCGGCGGTAGTGATGCTGCACGTACTGCTCGGCCTCGCGGCAATTGGTGGCTCGCATGCGCCGCGCGTCCCACTCAATGCGCTGCCCGGCGCGGAACGCGACGTTGCCCAGGAGCACGGACTCGGTCAGCGGACAGGCGTAGTCGAAGTTGCTCGCCGTGGGCGCGCCGGTCTTGCAGGCCTCGATCCACTCCACGTAGTGGCCCGGCGAACGCGGCAGCGTGGGCTCCGGGAGCCTGGCGTCGGCGAAGCGCTGTCTGGGCAGCAGCACCGCGTCACCGCCATGGGGGGCGAGGATCTTGCCGTCGCGGCCCACGAACAGGGAGCCGTTGAAGCCGCCGTCGATGGCCTCGCCCTCGAGGAGCTCCGCGGGGATCCGCTTCCCACCGTCGTACCAGGTGAGCTTCACGGGCGGCATCGCGCCGCGCGCCGGGAACTCGTAGCGGATGATGCTCCATCGAGGAGCGCTGTAGGGTAGGCGCGGCTCGCCCTCGGCCTCGACCGCCGTCGGGTACTTGAGGTCGAGCGCCCAGAACGCCCCGTCCATCAGGTGGCAGGCCATGTCGCCGAGCGCTCCGGTGCCGAAGTCCCACCAGCCACGCCACACGAATGGTAGATAGGCCGAGTTGTAGGGCCGGTACTCGGCGGGGCCCAGCCACAGGTCCCAGTTGAGCAGGCCGCCGGGCTGCTGCGCCTCGCCTGGCCGGTCCATGCCCTGCGGCCAGATCGGGCGGTCGGTCATCACATGCACCTCGGTGATCGGCCCGACAAGGCCCGCGCGCACGAGCTCCACCAACCGCGTGTAGGAGGGGTGCCCCTGCGTGCCCATCTGCGTGACCACGCGCTGGCGGCGGGCCGTGTGCATCATGATCCGCGCCTCGCTGACGCTGTGCGCGAGCGGCTTCTGGCAGTAGACGTGCTTGCCCAGCTTCATCGCCATCACGGCCGCCGGCGCGTGGACGTGGTCGGGCGTGCTAACGGTCACGGCGTCGATATGGTGGGCCTCCCGCTCGAGCATCTCGCGGAAGTCCTCGTACGTGGCGGCCTTCGGGTGCTTCATGAAGGAAGGGGTGGCCTGCCGGTAGTCCACGTCGCACATCGCCACGATGTTCTCGCTGCTCACGCTGCCGAGATCGGAGGCGCCCATGCCGCCGACTCCGATGCAGGCGATGTCGAGCCTCTCGTTGGGCGATCGGGAGGCGCGCGCCTCCCCTTCGGTCCAGACGCCGCCCACGGCGGCCAGGCCGGCGGCGAGAGCGGAGCTCCGAAGTAGCTCGCGCCGCGACAGGTTGCGTGGCATGTCTTCTCCTTGCTGTGCCCGCTACGATTCGGGCGCTCCGCAGATCGGGAACGCGGGGCCGCCCATCGGCGCGCCGTCCTCCAGGCCGAGGTAGTGCGCGCACGGGTGGTTCGGCGATTGCGCCGGGTTGTAGCGGGAGCCGTCCGGCATGTAGATGATCACGAAGGCGCGCCGCTGCCGGTCGGTGCGGTTCTCGGGCGTCATGTGGTAGTTCAGGCAATGATGGAACATGCACTCGCCGGCCGCCAACTCGACGGGCACGGCCCGGTCCGGCATCCACGTGCGTATCTCGTCGTAGAGGCTGCCCGGCTCGCCCCGCCCGCCGGGCGCCGGCTCCAGCTGAATGTCCGGGGAAAGGTCGCAGCTCGCTGGTTGGTAGCGTGGGTCGCGGTGACTGCGAGGCACCACGTGCATGCATCCGTTGTCCACCGAGGCGTCGTCCAGCGCCAGCCAGCAGGTGATCATCGTCGGCCGGTCGAGGGGCCAGAAGTAGAAGTCGTGATGGCACTGGAAGTGCTTGTTGTCGCCCGGCGGCTTGGAGATGACCTGGTCGTGCCAGATTCGCACGGCCCGCGCGCCCATCAGGTCGCGCACCACGCCGGTGATGGCGGGGTGGTCGACCACCGCTCGGTACTCCGGAGCCACCTTCCACAGGTTCAGGTACTGGTGAATCGCGCGCCGGCCTGAGCGCGCTCCGTAGGCCTCGTGGCCGTAGGCAAACTCGGGCGGAAGGTCGGCGCCCGGCTCGTGGGCCGAGGCGGCCGCGCGCGCCAGCGCCTCGCGCAGACCCTGCACGCCGGCCGCGTCCAGCACGCGACCGAACCGCAGGTACCCATCGCGGCGAAACCCCTCCACCTGCTCCTGGCTCAACACCTCCATCGGTTCCTCCCGTCGCTTCGCGGCGACTCTACCCCTCCATGCGCGCCAACTCCTCGTTGCGCGCCTTGCACGTCCGCAACCACACGTTCCGCGTGGGGCTCTCATAGCCCTTCCAGGCATAGGGGTCGACGCCCGCGACGGGCACCACGCACCGCCGATCGGCGGTCGCGGGCGTCTCGCCCTCGCGCACCTGCCAGGGCAGCGGCGACCACGCGTTGCAGTAGTGATTCACCAGGACGCGCCGGTAGCCGGTCCCGCGGTTGCGCCGCGAGCGATGCAACAGGTGGCCGTTGAAGAACACGACCGTACCCGCCGGCACCTCCACGGGTACCTCGGCCGACTCGTCGAAGCCGTGGCTCTCCGGCGCGAAGTCGAACTCGTCGGGCTGCCCGTGCTGGCGCTGCGGGTATAGATAGCCGGATCGGTGCGAGCCGGGAACAACGTACAGGCACCCGTTCTGGCGCGTCGCGTCATCGAGCGCGATCCAGCCGCCCGCTAGCGAGCGGTCCCTGGTCGGTATGTAGATCTCGTCCTGATGCCAGGCCTGGCCCTGGAAGCCGGGCGGCTTGACGAACAGCATCGACTGCATGCACTTCACGCTGCCGTCCCAGAACGGCAGGTGCGCGCCGACGACCTGGCTGAGCACGCCCGCGATGCGCGGGTGCCCAAGGTACCGCGCGATCACCGGGCTCACGTAGTGCGGCTGGTGGATGCAGAGGATGGAGCGCAGCGCCTCCTCATCCGTCGTCTCGGCCGGAAGCGTCTGCAGGCTCTCGCACGGGTAGATGCCGCGAGCGATGTCCACCGTGTCGCGCCGAAGCTCCTCCACCTCGTCGGGCCCGATCAGCCCCTCGACGACCACGTAGCCGTGCTCCACGTACTGGCGCACGTCTGCGTCGTCCAGCACACGGGGCACCTCGATCGGCGCGCCGGTGTTGAGTGTCATGGCTCTCTCCTTCGCGAGATGCGCGGCGCCGCGGCCGCTGCTCAGCCGATGTTACCACGCTGGCCGCGCGCCAACAACGTGGTCGCGGCCTCCACCTACCGTACGCGTGGCGCCCGTCGTGACCGCCGGGGCCCCTCGGGCGGCTACGCCCTTCGCAGAACGCGGCCCGGCAGCGCGCCGGTGGCGGATCCGGCGCGCTTCACGGCTACCCCGTTGACCCAGACGTGCGGGATCCCGCTTGGCGGCGACTCCGGCTGCTCGTACGTGGCGGTGTCCGCGACGCCCACGGGATCGAAGACGACCAGGTCCGCGGCAGCGCCCCGACGCAGAACGCCGCGGCCGCCCAGCCCGAGCCGCGCCGCGGGCGCCCCCGTCATCTTCCTCACCGCTTCCTCCAGGCAGACCACGCGCCTCTCACGCGCGCACGACCCGAGTACCCGCGCGAAGGTGCCCCAGAGCCGGGGATGCCCTCCGCCAGGCAGGTGCAGACCGTCGCTACCGACCATCTGCGCGGGATGCCGCTGGATGGCGTCCACCTCGGCGTCGTCCATCTGGTGCACCAGGTAGCAGGCCTGCATCCCCTCCTCCCGCAGGAGGCGGACAACCCATTGGCCCGGCGTGAGGTCGAGCCGTTGCGCGATCGCGGCGAAGGAGAGACCCCGCAGGGCACGATTGGCCGGTGTCCGCGCGCTCAGGAGCACCGTCGCCGCCCAGTCGCGCCCGCAGTCGTTCACTTCCGCAGCGATGCGGGCGCGCACTCCCGGATCGGCCAGACGCCCGAGCGTCGCCGCGGGTCCGCCGTCGCTCGCCCACGCGGGCAGGATCGCGCCGACGAGCGTGGCGCCAGCGCCGTAGGGATAGGAATCCCACGTGATGTCAACGCCACGCGCACGGTGCCCGTCGAGGAGCGTGAGGATGTCGGCCGACCGGCCGCGCGCGGCCTCGCCGCTGAGTTGCAGGTGCGACAACTGCACCGGCGCCCCAGCCTCCTCCGATATGGCGACCGTCTCCTCGGTGGCGGCGAAGAGGCCCGCGCCGTAGTCGCGCTGGTGCGTGGCGAAGAAGCCGGCCGCCCGGCAGAGCGCGACGGTCTCGGCGCGGTCGGCGTGGCACATCGGCGCGTACCACAGGCCGGTGGAGAGCCCCCAGGCCCCATCGGCCATGCCCTCCTCCACCAGCCGCAGCATTTGCGCGCGCTCGTCGTGCGTCGCGGGACGGGCGGCCATGCCCATCGCGGAGACACGGACGGCTCCGTGCGGGATCAGGTAGGCCGCGTTCGTGCCGATTCCTTGCTCCTCGTAACGAGCGAGCAGATCGCCCACGGAGCGCCACGGCCAGTCGGCGCCCGCGTCGTCGCCGAACAGCGCGCCAAGATGGGCCCGCTGCATGCCGAGCGCCTCGGGTGTCACCGGAGCGAAGCCGAGGCCGCAGTTGGAGAACACCTCGGTGGTGACGCCTTGCATCACCTTCGGAAGGTGCTCGGGGTGCGTCAGGAGCGCGATGTCGGCGTGGGTGTGGATGTCGATGAAGCCGGGCGCCACCACCATGCCCACCGCGTCCACGGTGTCGCTGGCGCCCGCAGTCGCCGGAAGGCGCTCGACGGCGGCGATTCTGCCATCGCGCACCGCCACGTCGGCGTCGAAGCCCGGCGCGCCAGTGCCATCCACCACCCGCCCACCACGAATCAGCAGGTCAAACACCGGGCTCCTCCAGAGTCACCGACAGCCCCGCGACCGTGAGCCGCGCGACACCCGCGCACCGAACGGAGGTCACAGACCGTCCACCGGCGCGGCGAGGACCTCCAGGCAGTCGCAGGGCACCGTGCCGGAGACCACCTCCAGCGCGACGGCGTGCAGGCCCGCCGGGAGCGTCCCCTCCGCGATGGAGCGCGAGGGCTCCTCGGCCGGCGCCCGCAGATCGACGACGGCGACCTCGACTCCGTCGACGAGGACGCGGCACCGGCCGTACCGCGGGCCGCGCGGCGCGTGGAGACTGTAGCCGCACCCTACGAAGCTCCACTTCGCCCGCGCGCCCACTACGTCCGTTTCGCGGCCAACGCCCAGCCGAAAGCCGCCCCCTCTCGCCTCGCGCCATTGGCGCGCGGGCGCTCCCGCGCCGGCCAGGCCCTCCGAGGCCAGCCACGTCTCCCACCCGCCTCGCGCCGGACCGGCCAGGTCCATCCTCTCGACCCGCAGGATCGTGCCGGCTTGCGCCAGCAGCTCGACCCGGCCCTCGCGCGCCGGGATCGGCGCGCGCCACACCTCGGAATCGCCGACACGCACTGCGGCGCCGTCCTCACCCACATCGAGGACGACGTGCTCGGTGCCCCTCGAGACGGGGAGCGTCCCGGAGCCGAGAGTACGCATGAGGCCCGCTGCGTCCACCTCCACTCCCTCCCAGCGGTCCCCAGCCCGACGCCACTCGATTCGGTCCGCCAGCGAGAGGGGGTGCGGGGCCGAGTCCGCCATATGGTGGTTGGGCCCCAGCGGGCCGCGGCATCCCCAGCAGAGCGCCCAGGGGCCGGTCGAGCGCGCAGCAATACGGCACCTCAGCGAGCGATAGGAGCGGCGCAGCACGGCCAGCGCCGGGGCGCGCGGCGCCGAGAGGACGAAGCCGCGCCGATATGGGCGCGCCAATGGCCGGCGCGCA
Coding sequences within it:
- a CDS encoding Gfo/Idh/MocA family oxidoreductase, which translates into the protein MPRNLSRRELLRSSALAAGLAAVGGVWTEGEARASRSPNERLDIACIGVGGMGASDLGSVSSENIVAMCDVDYRQATPSFMKHPKAATYEDFREMLEREAHHIDAVTVSTPDHVHAPAAVMAMKLGKHVYCQKPLAHSVSEARIMMHTARRQRVVTQMGTQGHPSYTRLVELVRAGLVGPITEVHVMTDRPIWPQGMDRPGEAQQPGGLLNWDLWLGPAEYRPYNSAYLPFVWRGWWDFGTGALGDMACHLMDGAFWALDLKYPTAVEAEGEPRLPYSAPRWSIIRYEFPARGAMPPVKLTWYDGGKRIPAELLEGEAIDGGFNGSLFVGRDGKILAPHGGDAVLLPRQRFADARLPEPTLPRSPGHYVEWIEACKTGAPTASNFDYACPLTESVLLGNVAFRAGQRIEWDARRMRATNCREAEQYVQHHYRRGWSL
- a CDS encoding phytanoyl-CoA dioxygenase family protein; its protein translation is MEVLSQEQVEGFRRDGYLRFGRVLDAAGVQGLREALARAAASAHEPGADLPPEFAYGHEAYGARSGRRAIHQYLNLWKVAPEYRAVVDHPAITGVVRDLMGARAVRIWHDQVISKPPGDNKHFQCHHDFYFWPLDRPTMITCWLALDDASVDNGCMHVVPRSHRDPRYQPASCDLSPDIQLEPAPGGRGEPGSLYDEIRTWMPDRAVPVELAAGECMFHHCLNYHMTPENRTDRQRRAFVIIYMPDGSRYNPAQSPNHPCAHYLGLEDGAPMGGPAFPICGAPES
- a CDS encoding DUF4838 domain-containing protein, yielding MRILVLLLCLVCLAAGAQGSVSLAARGRALCPILLQPGATAPERYAAEELARYLGRITGAEFEVRQVDGAVPESAIVVGQGPVADRLFPDAGLAAMGREQLTMRTRPGYLLLAGGRPRGTLYAVYRFLQTRCGVRWWAPWAERVPSKAALTVPELSVTEQPAFESRDPFWFPAFNGDWAARNYSNSQSASLDEKHGGKVLYKGFVHTFYPLVPPEKYFEQHPEWYSLINGKRTHENAQLCTTNPALRDFMVQRVREWLRESPESSIISVSQNDCHGACQCPECRAIDEREGSPSGSMLALVNYIAERIEPEFPHVAVDTLAYQYTRKAPRTIKPRPNVIVRLCSIECNFAAPLEDPSNRAFAQDIRDWSRLSDRLYIWDYTTNFAHYVLPHPNWFALGPNVRFFQEHGVKGLFEQGAYQSFGSEMSELRAWLLAQLLWDPHQDDRKLIDEFLDGYYGKASARYIRQYMALLAREAKGYYMTCYSSPGAPFLRFATLSKAERLWEQAEEAAGPRADLRWRVRQGRLPVWYTWLVRWSPLRRECLKAGAEWPVPSSRKALASTWLEVATGPGPEGWAPMTRVNEGGLTPQALVAGFAEDPPEPVVAALPERLAKAAPPAGVPGAGARGCVDAQDDLARLWNEGDDSELRGDPAASDGLAIWMPGSHHEWAAQFPASSMPAAARSGRWRVYAVVRVDRAPDAPDSAPAFTAGVYDAEANAGRAQISATVEQAGGGYRAYDLGAVEMTPGCYVWLAPPANPAVRAVWVDRVYLVPER
- the rsfS gene encoding ribosome silencing factor, which produces MTSEEKMRIVVEAADARQARDMVVLDLEGLTLMTGYFLICSGTSSTHVRSISDSVVERMKRSGSGGIRVEGYEAALWVLMDYGDVVVHVMMPEQREYYDLESFWKEARRVPLDLPAAARGE
- a CDS encoding phytanoyl-CoA dioxygenase family protein, yielding MTLNTGAPIEVPRVLDDADVRQYVEHGYVVVEGLIGPDEVEELRRDTVDIARGIYPCESLQTLPAETTDEEALRSILCIHQPHYVSPVIARYLGHPRIAGVLSQVVGAHLPFWDGSVKCMQSMLFVKPPGFQGQAWHQDEIYIPTRDRSLAGGWIALDDATRQNGCLYVVPGSHRSGYLYPQRQHGQPDEFDFAPESHGFDESAEVPVEVPAGTVVFFNGHLLHRSRRNRGTGYRRVLVNHYCNAWSPLPWQVREGETPATADRRCVVPVAGVDPYAWKGYESPTRNVWLRTCKARNEELARMEG
- a CDS encoding methionine adenosyltransferase encodes the protein MPEPSLFTSESVTEGHPDKLADQISDGVLDELLKQDRHSRVALETFLTRGLAVVGGELTTDAYVEIADVVRSTIVEVGYTNTDYGFDGHTTGVMLAIQKQSPDINQGVDRGTLAEQGAGDQGMMFGFACNETAELMPLPITIAHELTHQYTQARKARPELGFRPDGKSQVTIAYNGCEPLYIDTIVFSAQHDAELARDEVAARVREHVIRPVLTRYGAYDRGDIKYFINPTGKFVIGGPQGDTGVTGRKIIVDTYGGYARHGGGAFSGKDPSKVDRSAAYAARYLAKNIVASGLAARCEIQLAYAIGVPDPVSIFVDTFGTHTVPIECIVSRLRDRRVVDLRPGLIIERLGLLDPNRVSYRLTAKNGHFGHPGFPWEATDLAPRLQ
- a CDS encoding rhamnulose-1-phosphate aldolase, which codes for SVKRACDRVEYAEVAARYEYLNLTNHGLADGLSDEEIRAICASLGIEQSLF